Proteins encoded in a region of the Paenibacillus sp. E222 genome:
- a CDS encoding decaprenyl-phosphate phosphoribosyltransferase produces the protein MLSSRTNTVSTPAAGTGNTVSGLLKLLRPKQWTKNLLLFAALLFSFEEIRTETILSTLLGFILFSLVAGCVYILNDYVDRDRDRQHPVKMFRPLASGQVNPAHALLFGILLLILSVGTAFVMNSLFGVLCIVYFLLNVSYSFVLKHLVILDMMTIAAGFVLRAIAGGVLIHVPFTPWFLICTMLLSLFLAIGKRRNELTLLEGNTGSHRKVLDNYSITLLDQFNTIVTTATIISYSLFTFTSDRTIHLMWTIPLVIYGMFRYLYLIHMKNQGGSPDRVLFEDKPVLITVILYVISVILIFAIFE, from the coding sequence TTGTTATCATCACGTACCAATACTGTGTCCACACCTGCTGCAGGGACAGGCAATACCGTTTCAGGATTGCTTAAATTATTGAGACCCAAACAATGGACCAAAAATTTGTTGTTATTTGCCGCGCTGCTTTTTTCTTTTGAGGAAATTCGGACGGAGACCATTCTATCGACTTTGCTAGGTTTTATTTTATTTAGCCTGGTTGCAGGCTGCGTTTATATTTTAAACGATTATGTAGATCGCGACAGAGATCGTCAGCATCCTGTGAAGATGTTCCGTCCTCTTGCTTCTGGACAGGTCAATCCGGCTCACGCCTTGCTGTTTGGAATTCTGCTGTTGATTCTTTCCGTCGGGACAGCCTTTGTGATGAACTCGTTATTCGGAGTGTTATGTATAGTTTATTTCCTTTTGAATGTGTCGTACTCATTTGTTCTGAAACATCTCGTTATTTTGGATATGATGACCATTGCGGCTGGATTTGTGCTTCGTGCGATTGCGGGCGGTGTGCTGATCCATGTACCATTTACGCCGTGGTTTCTCATCTGTACGATGCTGCTGTCCCTGTTCCTGGCCATTGGCAAACGTAGGAATGAACTTACTCTGCTTGAGGGAAATACCGGTTCACATCGTAAAGTATTGGATAACTACTCGATTACGTTATTGGATCAGTTCAATACCATTGTCACAACCGCGACCATTATCAGCTATTCGCTATTTACCTTCACATCCGATCGCACCATTCATTTAATGTGGACGATTCCTTTGGTCATATACGGCATGTTCCGTTATCTGTATCTGATTCATATGAAGAACCAAGGTGGTTCACCTGATCGAGTTTTGTTTGAGGACAAGCCCGTCTTGATCACGGTCATTTTGTATGTCATAAGTGTTATTTTGATTTTTGCTATTTTTGAATAA